The nucleotide sequence AGAAACTGTACTAGCACCCATTTGAAAACCGATAAATTTATCACCACTACTTCTTTTTAAAACTTTATCTACATTTTTATAGCAGCTATCTTCCAAAAATAGCTCAAGCCTCGTATCATCAGAGTTAATCCCTATAAAACTAAGCTGTTCTAGCCTATTTAGAACGATATATCTCAGTTTGCCGTAAGTCGCAGTGGAGTTTGAGTGAAAATGGTTGAATTTATTTTTAGAATTTGGTAATTTAAAAATATATTTTATACCGCTAAGAACGGCTAATGGCGTAGCTTGAGGCTCGTTTGAATGAAGCAAAAAAGCTATATCTACATTTTTAGATTTTAATATCTTTAAAGTCTTGAAAAAACCGCTCCATTTACCATTATATAAAATTACTTCATCTATAAACGGGCTATTTATAAACAGATCTGCGTTTGATGGATTTAAAAGAACTATAGCTTTTTTATCCGGATATACTTTTTTAAATTCCCTAAAAACAGGAGTGTTAAAAAGCGTGTCTCCTATGGCGGTATTACTAAAAAAACAGACAGTTTTGAAAGATTGACTTACTGAGTTGGTTTTTATAACTTTTTTATTTCTAAGTAAAAATTTAACGACCAACTCATAAAAATTAATCCTCATTTACCAACTCTTCATAAATTTGTTGCGTCTTTTTTGCCATAACTTCAGTAGAAAAGCTATCTTTTACATATTTTATACCATTTTTTGCAAACTCAGCTCTAAGATCTACATTTTCTATCAAATTTTTCAGAGCCGTTTTCAAGCTTTCTAAATTTCCATTTTCAAACAAAAGTCCTGTTTGAGCGTCTTTGATAGCTTCTGGTATGCCTCCAACTCTACTTCCTATGCAAGCAACTCCTGCGCTACTTGCTTCTAAGATAGCAGTACCCAAAGCTTCCATATTCGATGGTAACACAAAGATATCAAGCGAACCTAAAAACTCGCTCACATTGTCTTTGTTCCCAAGCATAAATATGTTATTTCTACCGATTATAAGATTTTCTAAATTCTGTTTTTGGGGTCCATCGCCGATGATTACCAAAGCTGTTTTAGGTAAGTTTAATTCGCTAAAAGCTTCTACTAAAAGTTTATGATTTTTAGCCGCTCTTAGAACTGCTACTATACCTATCAATACTGTTTCTTCACTCAGTCCTAACTCTTTTTTTAAATTTAGTTTAAAATTTTTAGTATATTTTTGAGTATCGACACCAGTACGGATAACTTCTATCAAATTCTCTTTTACGCCGCGCCTTATAAGAGACTCTTTTGTAGCATTTGAAACAGCTACTACTTTTGAGCTAAGATTATAGCTAAATGGTGATTTTATAGGAGTTTGCAAGTGTCTTGTACGCACGACTTTTACGCCGCAGATTTTACCTACGATAGAGCCGATATTTCCATCTTTTCCAGAATGCGTAGAGATAATCTTAATACCATTTTTTTTAACAAACCAGCAAATTTTAATAATAGTAAAAACATTATAAACTTTTTTTAGATTAAACTCTACAAATCTGCATTTTATAGGCTTTTCAAGAGACTTTGAACCTCTATTTAGCCCGTAAAATACCTTAAATTTACTCTCATCAAGCGCGTTGATAAGACGCATAGTTCTATGCTCTTGTCCGCCAAATCCAAGTGAGCTTTCAAGCTCTAGTATATTTATCATTTCATTACCTCGTTAACTGCGTCAAATACCGCTTGTATATTTAAATTTGAAGCCACTAAACTCTCATCTTGCAGACATTTTGCTCCCCACGGCGACCAACGATTTATATCTGTTTTTCCAAGTATTCCTATAGTTTTTACGCCAAGTGCAGGTCCAAGATGCATAACGCCGCCATCGCACGACAAAAGTAGTTTTGCACCACTTAAAAAGCTTGCAAGTTCATTAAAACTTGATGTTTTTAGATATTTTATACCGCTTTTTTTAGATATATTTTGTCCAAAATCAGGATCTTCAGCTGTTATAACAACATTATCAAATTTAGCTTTTAAAAACTTAGATATACCCAAAATTTGCTCATCATTTAACATATTTTGAGAAATCCTGGAACTAATATGAAAAAATACAAAATCCTTGTATTGCTCACTTATAGTACCTGGTACGAAAAGTGTTTTTTCACCGTTATAGCGTACTCCAAGCGACTTTAAACACTCAAAACAGAACATAACTTCATGCTCACCTGAAAATACTACTTTATCGTTAATGCGTGATTTACCATTTTTATCGCCTACGCCGATTATTTTTTTTGCTCTGCTAACTATGGCAAATAATTCAGCAGAAGCGGAGTAGCCAGTGCGAAATACAACCGCCGTGTCATAACCGGTTTTATAAATTTCAAAAAGCATTTTAGCTTTACCAAAAATGGCTTTTAGCTTTTGAAAAACTCCTTTTTTATGCTTCGGTTTTGTATAACTATAAATTTTATTTATAAATGGATTGTTTTTGATAACGCATTTATTATAACTATTTACTACTATATCGATTTGATCGTTACAAAAATGTTTTCTAAGCGCTTCTATAGCAGGAGTTGTGCAGATAAGATCACCTATATTATCATTTCTTATAAGTAAGATTTTCATCGCTATCCTTTTTATAGTATGAGTTAAGCATCATCACAAATCCAACCATATAAAACATATATAATATTCGTAGATTAATTGATTCAAATAGTCCTCTTACTCCGAAATACGAGATAACTGATAAGAATATAGCTAAATATATAAGATTTCTTGTTTTTTTAAATTTAGAGTAAGATACCAAAACAAGCCAAAGTGCTATAAAAACCAACATTGATGTGCCAAATACACCATAATAATAGTATTTTCCAACAAAAAACGGCTCATCATTCCACCAAAATCTCTCACCACTATCTTTATGAATTTGCATCATAGAGATATTTGCTCCTTTGTCATTTTCATCGCGTAAAAATGAGTCATACTGGTCTTTGCCGTGCCCTAATCCGACAAAAGCTCTTGGACTATTTAACAAAAGCGGAAGTCTCTCTTTTAGTATAAGATCTCTTCCTGAGCTATATGAACCTTGCGAAAGCTTGTATTTAGCGATAGATGAGTCAAAAAGTATCAAAAAAATAGTTGCAAAACAGACTGTTGTAAAAACTACTATCTGTTTTAAATTTTTCTTATAAATATCTTTAAATCCATTTTGATAACTAATAATAAAAAATAAAACGATACAAACAAATCCAGCCAAATAACTGCCTCTAGCCCCAGCCAAAACGTCCATAATTATAGGTAAAATTATAGATAAAATCAGTGATAAAAACCGTATCAAATTTGATCTAAAAAACAGCATAGATATTAGCCCAAAAGCTAAAAATCTATCTACATAATCAGCGTAAGCTCTGCTGATAATCCTTCCGCTCTCAAACGTCTGCGCATCGATATCGTTGAAATTAAAAAAAAGAGGTTTAGAGTAGGAAATCGTAACAAAAATAAAAGCTAAAATAACAGAATAAAACATAAATTTTATCTTATCTTTACTGCCATCAAACCAACATAAAATAACTATCAAAAATACAGATCCTCTCCCAAACTCACTAAAAGCTTCATTGAATGAATCAAATTTAGAATCATATGGAAAAAACGATACTACAGCAGTGTAGATAATAAAAAATATAATAGCAAAAAATGCCGGTTTTGCGCTATTGAAATTTGTTTTTAAATTTGAAAATAGTGCTTTTTTATCTATAAAAAACAAGCAAAAAACAAGCAAAAATGATAGGTAAAGAGATATATTTTTAACAGCGGTGAATTTAAAATGATGTTCGGTTATAAAAAATAGTGCTAAAAGTATCAAAATAACTCTATCAAAATATCTAAAAAGCGTTGTTTTGCTCACGATTTTCCTTATAAAATAATCGTATTATAACTAACATTATATTAAAAAATATTGTAAAAACAGCTATTTTTATGTTAAAATGATTGAATGAAAAAGATAGTATTTCTAAGAACAGATCCAAGTGCTACAGGCGGAGCTGAAAGGTACTTAACAAGGCTTAAAAACGCCCTTAAAAACTCAGGTATAAGCTCAGAGATAAGAAGTTTCAAAGGAAATAAAAAGTTAAGCTCATGGCTAAAAGCACTTAAATTTAATGCTCAAGTAAAAAACGAAAAAAAAGATGATGAGATATACTTCAGCTTAGAGCGAGTCACATCAGCTGATATCTATAGAGCTGGTGATGGGGTGCATAAAGTTTATAGATCTCTAAAACCGTTTTGGTTTTTTAATCCTTTAAATTTCGTATATGTTTATCTTGAAAAAAAATGCTTTTTAAATTCCAAAAGCATAATCGCAAACTCAAATTTGATAAAACAGCAGATCATAGATACATACGGTATCGACAAAGATAAAATCACAACCATATACAACGGTATAAATCTTCCAACAAAAGTAGAAAAAGGAAGCGCTAAAATGCGACTTTGTGAGAAATTTGGGCTAAATTATGAGCTTCCTATACTGCTTTTTGTAGGAAGTGGTTTTAAAAGAAAAGGCGTAAGCGAGTTTCTAAACATTGTGTCAAACATATCACTCACTCTAAACACAATTATAGTAGGTAGTGATAAAAATATAAAAAAATATAAAAATCTAGCAAAAAAACTGGGTATAGACGCCATATTTACAGGCAAACAAAGAGTTGTAAATGACTTTTATGAAGGCGCTGATATGTTTATATTTCCTACTCATTACGAGCCGTTTTCAAATGTCATTTTAGAAGCTCTTAGTTATGGATGCGTTTGCATAACAACCAAACAAAACGGTGCTAGTGAGATACTTGATAAAGATTTTATAATGGATAATCCTAAGAGTTTTGAGATAGCAAATTTCATAGAAAAAATCTTAAAAGATAGCAAACTACTCTCAAAAATACAAGCTTCAAATTTAGAATTATCAAAAAAATTCAGCATAGAAGATAACGCTAAAAAAACGATGGAAATCATAAATGCGCATACTAATTGAGCTGCCCACATGGCTAGGTGACGCCGTGATGGCAAGCGCTGCTGTTCAAAGTCTAGCCCTAAACTATCCAAACTGTAAGATAACCTTTTTTGGATCAGAGATTAGCACGAGTATCTACAGCTCTTATCCAAACTGTGAAAATATCATTATCGATAATTCAAAAAAAGCTAAGTTCAGACTGTTTTATCTGCTAAAAACAGCTTTAAATTTAGATAAATTTGATATAGCCGTAAGTTTTAGAAGTCACTTTTACTCAAAAGTATTTTTTAAATTTATAAAAGCAGACAAAAAAGCTATTTTTACACCTACAAAAAATGAAATTCATCAGGTACAAAAATATATGAATTTTATTATCAATTGTCTGAGTTTAAAACAAAGCATAGATGAGCTAAAACTGTATTTTGCTCCTTTTAAATTTAAAAACAAAACTCTAGGGCTAAATCCAGGAGCAAGCTATGGAAGCGCGAAAAGATGGTATCCGCAGTACTTTGCAGATGTAGCTATAAATTTAAAAAAGAGTTATGAAGTTGTCATTTTTGGAGGAAAAAATGAACAAAATATCTGCGACGAAATAGCATTAGAACTTGAAAAAAACGGAGTAAAATACCAAAATTTATGTAACAAAACCACTATTTGTGAGCTAGCAAGCTTTATAGCAGGTCTTGATATGTTTATCACTAACGATAGCGGTCCTATGCACATAGCAGCAGCTTTTAAAGTGCCTACTATAGCACTTTTTGGACCTACTAAGTTCAAAGAAACCTCTCCATATAAAAATAACAATGCAAAGATACTACATCTTGATTTAGACTGTATGCCCTGTATGAAGAGAGTTTGTCCTTTAAACTCACACGAATGTATGAAAAATCT is from Campylobacter fetus subsp. testudinum 03-427 and encodes:
- a CDS encoding glycosyltransferase, family 1 (Pfam matches to PF00534.16 Glycos_transf_1, and to PF13439.2 Glyco_transf_4) is translated as MKKIVFLRTDPSATGGAERYLTRLKNALKNSGISSEIRSFKGNKKLSSWLKALKFNAQVKNEKKDDEIYFSLERVTSADIYRAGDGVHKVYRSLKPFWFFNPLNFVYVYLEKKCFLNSKSIIANSNLIKQQIIDTYGIDKDKITTIYNGINLPTKVEKGSAKMRLCEKFGLNYELPILLFVGSGFKRKGVSEFLNIVSNISLTLNTIIVGSDKNIKKYKNLAKKLGIDAIFTGKQRVVNDFYEGADMFIFPTHYEPFSNVILEALSYGCVCITTKQNGASEILDKDFIMDNPKSFEIANFIEKILKDSKLLSKIQASNLELSKKFSIEDNAKKTMEIINAHTN
- a CDS encoding glycosyltransferase, family 9 (Pfam match to PF01075.13 Glyco_transf_9), translating into MRINFYELVVKFLLRNKKVIKTNSVSQSFKTVCFFSNTAIGDTLFNTPVFREFKKVYPDKKAIVLLNPSNADLFINSPFIDEVILYNGKWSGFFKTLKILKSKNVDIAFLLHSNEPQATPLAVLSGIKYIFKLPNSKNKFNHFHSNSTATYGKLRYIVLNRLEQLSFIGINSDDTRLELFLEDSCYKNVDKVLKRSSGDKFIGFQMGASTVSRQWFLQRWKELGDLILSSTNAKIVLTGSPSEKHMCDSLEKLLDSKNVLNLAGKFSIKEAAALIDRLDIFITPDTGPLHIAAALRTPTIALFVVAEPKNSNPNFDTDIHKFIKKERTCEICIAKSCKYQACMLQIEAKEVFDMIKEMM
- a CDS encoding glycosyltransferase, family 9 (Pfam match to PF01075.13 Glyco_transf_9) — translated: MKILLIRNDNIGDLICTTPAIEALRKHFCNDQIDIVVNSYNKCVIKNNPFINKIYSYTKPKHKKGVFQKLKAIFGKAKMLFEIYKTGYDTAVVFRTGYSASAELFAIVSRAKKIIGVGDKNGKSRINDKVVFSGEHEVMFCFECLKSLGVRYNGEKTLFVPGTISEQYKDFVFFHISSRISQNMLNDEQILGISKFLKAKFDNVVITAEDPDFGQNISKKSGIKYLKTSSFNELASFLSGAKLLLSCDGGVMHLGPALGVKTIGILGKTDINRWSPWGAKCLQDESLVASNLNIQAVFDAVNEVMK
- a CDS encoding glycosyltransferase, family 1 (Pfam matches to PF00534.16 Glycos_transf_1, and to PF13439.2 Glyco_transf_4), translating into MINILELESSLGFGGQEHRTMRLINALDESKFKVFYGLNRGSKSLEKPIKCRFVEFNLKKVYNVFTIIKICWFVKKNGIKIISTHSGKDGNIGSIVGKICGVKVVRTRHLQTPIKSPFSYNLSSKVVAVSNATKESLIRRGVKENLIEVIRTGVDTQKYTKNFKLNLKKELGLSEETVLIGIVAVLRAAKNHKLLVEAFSELNLPKTALVIIGDGPQKQNLENLIIGRNNIFMLGNKDNVSEFLGSLDIFVLPSNMEALGTAILEASSAGVACIGSRVGGIPEAIKDAQTGLLFENGNLESLKTALKNLIENVDLRAEFAKNGIKYVKDSFSTEVMAKKTQQIYEELVNED
- the waaF gene encoding heptosyltransferase II (Pfam match to PF01075.13 Glyco_transf_9) yields the protein MRILIELPTWLGDAVMASAAVQSLALNYPNCKITFFGSEISTSIYSSYPNCENIIIDNSKKAKFRLFYLLKTALNLDKFDIAVSFRSHFYSKVFFKFIKADKKAIFTPTKNEIHQVQKYMNFIINCLSLKQSIDELKLYFAPFKFKNKTLGLNPGASYGSAKRWYPQYFADVAINLKKSYEVVIFGGKNEQNICDEIALELEKNGVKYQNLCNKTTICELASFIAGLDMFITNDSGPMHIAAAFKVPTIALFGPTKFKETSPYKNNNAKILHLDLDCMPCMKRVCPLNSHECMKNLTPKMVLDAIYKLNPQLDK
- a CDS encoding putative membrane protein, whose product is MSKTTLFRYFDRVILILLALFFITEHHFKFTAVKNISLYLSFLLVFCLFFIDKKALFSNLKTNFNSAKPAFFAIIFFIIYTAVVSFFPYDSKFDSFNEAFSEFGRGSVFLIVILCWFDGSKDKIKFMFYSVILAFIFVTISYSKPLFFNFNDIDAQTFESGRIISRAYADYVDRFLAFGLISMLFFRSNLIRFLSLILSIILPIIMDVLAGARGSYLAGFVCIVLFFIISYQNGFKDIYKKNLKQIVVFTTVCFATIFLILFDSSIAKYKLSQGSYSSGRDLILKERLPLLLNSPRAFVGLGHGKDQYDSFLRDENDKGANISMMQIHKDSGERFWWNDEPFFVGKYYYYGVFGTSMLVFIALWLVLVSYSKFKKTRNLIYLAIFLSVISYFGVRGLFESINLRILYMFYMVGFVMMLNSYYKKDSDENLTYKK